The window GTGTACCGGATTAACCAGCGAAACTTCCTGATCCGGAAGCTTAGCTATAACCTGAACCGCAGTGAAACGATCATTGCAAAAGCTGAGATTGTCTCCGCTTACTGATCAGTCTTTGTTTATGCTGAAGAACTCTACAACATCCATTATGACTGCGATCAGTAAAACGTAACCTAATTTTTCGAAAAGGTTCTTTACCATCTCCTCCTTTTCAGGTGTTATTTCAGTGGTTTCTAGAATGGCCGCTCCAATAAAGAGCAGGCCAATAAAAATTACTGTCCTCATAACGCTTAATCGTTTACTTGATCCTGGGAGAAAATTTGTTTGTAAGGATAGAAAACCAGCAACACCAGGTGATGCAGCAAGCTTAGCCATGCCATCTTTGGGCAGCTGGTATTGAATAGCCAGACATGAATGAGTACCAGCAGCACATTTCCGATCAGGAAGGGCACCAGGTGCAAGAGTTTCTTTTTCATACGATCCTGGTGCAACCTGCATTGATAAGTTTTTTGCTTGCATTGGCCATGTTCAATGCCTGAAAGTAGATACAGTGTTCTTTGATTACTACTTTGCTGCGCATAGTTGGCTTTTCCGGATTCTTAGCAGAGAAATCTGCTACATGAACTTTCTCCTCTGTAAAAGCGGCCTTGTTCAGCTCCCCTGTTAACTTGTTGTATTCGAATAGCGTCAGACCAGGTCTTTTTCTGGTAGTGCCCAGGAGCTCGACAACTTTTTTTTCCTGCTGCTCTATGGCAACAGGATCTGCTTTACAGCTTTTTGTCTGTATCATTTGTGGAAGTGGTATTGGATATTCTGGCCCCTCACTGGCTTGGTAGTAGGCTTAGGCAGGGCTATGATCAGGAACTCCTGGGGAGCATCCGGTACCGGTTCATCTGCACTCATCAGCCTCCCGGTAAGTTGGGTGATGGCGGCCAGGTGATGCGATGGCTGCTGTGCAACCAGCTCCAGATTACCCAGCAGCATGAGAATTTCTTTATAGGTTGATTTTACGAGTATCATATTCCCCACTTTCCGGTTAGGTGTGCGTTGTAATAGCGCCGCAGATTGTCGCGGCCATAATCGTCTTCTGAAAGGTCGTAGCGCTCGTAAAAAGCATCGATGGCTTTTACAATATCTCCGTGCTTCTCATAGGTAGCTTTCAGCCACATGCAGAAAGACTGCTTGAAGAACTGGTCCAGGAACTGGCTTATCATCTCCAGCTTCCACTCCTCCACACATGCGTTTTTTACAAAAGATGAGTCTAAAATGAAGGCTAGGCTTTGCTTAGGTATGCGCTGAGGCTTAAATTGTGAAAGATCACTGGTGAGGCCCATGGCCATGATATTGCCAAGCAAGTGCCTCCGGTTTACTTTGATAGCGGTACCCTCACGGTGATCTACCACCCGATGAGCAAACTCATGGATGAGGTACTTCTTAACAGCTTCCGAAACCGGCACATGCACTACTATCATTGCAGATATTTGCGTGAATCTTGAGCCAAATTAGCATGTAAGAAAAAGGTAAAATAGTAGCATTTGGACACCGTGGGGAACAGTGCTTTTTAGTGGGGGAAAGTGCGTTTTTGTTGCCTATCGTGGGTTTTGGTGGGGCATGAAATAAAAGCCACCTGCACATAGTATTTATTTTATATCAGCATATTATATTCTGACAGTCAGGAATTATCTCAACAACACCTTTTGTAAGAAATGACCACAATACGCAAAAGCGAGCTTGCCAACGCACTTGGTATCAGCACAGAAGAATTGCGCCGTACCTGTAAGAAAATAGGCTTTTCCTCTGGCAACAGAAAGAACCTCTGGCCCTCTGAAGTAAGACGGATCAAGGAGGGAATCGAACTTAGTGTAGCCAAACCGTAAGGGCAAATTCGCATCCTAGTTTAGCCCTCCTGGTGCTGCCAAATTGCCTATTATGGCAGCAACTAGGGTTGATAAAGTACAAGTTGAAGTTGAAATAGGCGGAGAAAAGGTCAAAAACACGATTGGCGACCTTGAGAAAGCCTATAAACAGCTGAACCGTGAGCGCAAGCACATGACCGTTGGTACCGAAGAGTATATTCGAAAAACGGAAGCGCTTAAGGATGTAAAGTCAAGACTTAAGGAAGTTGGCAATGAGGTGAATGGCATCGACGATGCCAATAAAGGGGCACTTCAAAGCTTCCTGCAGTTAACCGGCATGGATGGGAAAGTGGCAGCACTTTCCTCCACTATCAAAGGTACTGGAGGCAATGTATTAAGCATGGCCAAAAGCTTTACCACATTGAGGGGAGCCATCATCGGCACTGGTTTTGGTGCGCTCATTATTCTGCTGGGCTCCCTGATCAGCTATTTTACTACCACCCAGGAAGGCATCGATAGAGTTACTGCCGTGACCCGGCCGCTTACTGCTATTTTTGAACGCCTCAAAGGCGTAGTGCAGGAGTTGGGAGGCAAGACATTCAAAGGCCTGGCCACTGCAGTCAAAGAGCCGCAGAAAGCGCTCGATGGGCTCGTCAGTTTTATCAAGGACCAGGTGATGGCGCGATTTGAGGCTATTGGCCTTGCCGGCAGAGCCATCATGAAGATCATCAAAGGTGATTGGGAGGATGGCCTTAAAGACCTGGGCAATGCCGGGATCCAGTATACGACGGGTATGCGCGATGGCATCGATAAGATCAGCAATGCCGCAAAAGAAACCAGCAAATGGGTTAAGGAGGGTGTAGATGCCGGCGCTAAGCTGGATAAGCTGCAGAAAGAAATTGAGCGCGACGAGATCAATGCCAAAAAGCGCAGGCAGGAGCTTATGCTACTTGCCAAACAGCAGAATTTTATAGTTGAAGACGAGACGAAAAGCTTTAATGAGCGCCGTGAGGCTGCACAAAAAGCACTAGCTGCCCAGGAACAAATGGACCTGATCAACCTCAATCTGATGGATAAGAAGATTGAGAAGATCAAGCTGGAGCAGAGCCTGAACGACACCAGCCGCGAAAATGAAATGGAGCTGGCAGAGCTGGAGGCAGAGCGTGCGGAGAAGGCTGCAGCTATCGTCGAAATGCGTACCACTACGCGCAACAAGCTTAACCAGCTTAATAAGGCTGAATCTGCCGAAACCAAAAAGCACATCGATGAGGAGGCCAAGCTCCGGGAGGATATGCGCAAGCGGGAGCTGGAGGCAGAGCAGGCCCTGCAGGAGCTCCGGATTGCCCTGATGGCCGATGGCCTGCCAAAGCTGGAGGCACAGCTCAACCTGGAATACGATCGCAAGCTTGCTGCACTCCAGGGCAATGAAGCACAGATCACAGAGCAGAGGCTGCTCCTGGAGCAGGAACGCCAGCTCAGGCTGGAAGCCGTGCAGGATGAGTGGGCGGAAAAGGAAAAAGTTAAGCAGCAGGAGCGCTGGGCCAAGCGCATGGAGGAAAACAAGCTGGCAGAAGAAATGGAGCTGCTGGAGCTTGAAGAAAAGTATGCGCGTGCGATCGAAAGTGAGCAGGCTTATGAGGATGCCAAATTTGAGGTGCAACGTGAGGCTTTGCTGCAGCGCCTGGAGATGCAGGCAGAACTGCATGGTACCGAAAGCATCGAATACCAGCGTGTGCTTACAGAGCTGGCCAGGATGGATAAGGCTCATCTGGATCAGAAGCTCGACCAGGAGAAAAAGCACCAGGAGCACCTGGGAAAACTTAGGGAAGCTGGCCACAAAGGGGCAGTAGATATGCTGCAGCTGGGCATTGAGCTGCTTAGCCAGGACGAAGATTCCCGTAAAAAACATGCTAAGAAAATTAAGGCTCTGGCCATTGCTCAGATAGGCATCAACCTGCTCGATGAGGTGCAGGGTATCTGGAAGAATGCGAACCAGCTGCCGCCCTACATTGGTATTCCGCTGGGTATTATACAAACAGGCCTGGCTGTTGCCCGTGGAGGTGCTGCGATCGGCAAGGTTAATTCTACGAAATACGCGAAGGGTGGTATATTGGGAGGATCCAGGCACTCCCAGGGCGGCAATCCTGTGATCGACAGCAGAACAGGCGAAGTGATCGCAGAGCTGGAGGCCGGAGAGCCTCACATGATTTTAAGCCGAAACACCTACGCCAACAACCGTGGCATTGTAGATATGCTGCTTTACAACAGCCAGTACCGCCAGGGTGCTCCAATCTTCGAATCCGGAGGTGTGCTCAATCCATACAAGGCAGCTGCCAGTGCTGCCGCCAGTGGAGGCTCCCAGATGAACCCTGCAGCAGGGGCGCCTGCTCCGGATCCGTACATGCCTATGATCCTGGCAGAGCTGCAGCGACTCAATGCGATTACCAGCGCCTGGCCTACTGTGGTAAAGGCTGCTGTCTATCTCAACGAGCTGGAGGCTGCCCAGGATGAGAAAGCCCAAGTGATCTCTGATGCCCAGGTGAAATAAAAAAAGCCCGGGCTTATCCGGGCTTTAGTTATGCTATTTCTTTACGTTTTTCTATGTCTTTACCCCTGGTCACTAAAACATCCAAAGGTATGTTAAGCCCCTTCCAAAGATTGTATACCTGATCAAGGGTAAAATATCTCTTGCGGTTCAGAATCTCTGACACTCGGGATTTAGGGCCAATATACTCTACAAGATCCTTTGGCTTAAGCCCCCTTTGTTCCATTACAAATTTTAAATATTCAATAGGGTCGGGGTCGGGTACAGGATAATGCACTTCTTCATATTTCTGTACTAGCGTGGTAAGCGCATCTAGAACATAGTATTCATCTGTGCCTTGTTGTGGATTTTTCTCTAATAATGAGTCGATTTTTTCCAGCGTTTTTTGGTAATCTTCTTCAGATATTATGGGTGTGATTACAATTTCCATCATAAAAAGGGGATTGAAGGGTACGGGAATTCAAAAGATACGGGATGTAAAAAACTCCATGGACTTGTAATTACTTGGAAGTTTATATCGTTTCAGGATCTATCTTATCATATTCGGCATGTGTACCAAACCATCTTAGATACACCGTTTGATTTGCAACCAATACTATAGCTATCAGCCGGTAATCATTTCCTTTTATTTTAAAGATCACCCGGTTGTTACCTAGAACTTTAACCTGATAGTAATCCCGGAGCTGATTTAAATTGTCAATATGCAGCTTTTTAATGTCCGCTCTCCAGGCAAGTAATTGTTGTTCAGCATTCACATGTTGCCTACACCATTCCAGCAGCAGGCTATTCTTAATTATATTCATTGGCAAAGAGGATGAGAGTTAAATCATGTTGCCAAGTTACATTATATGTAACACATCAAAAAGAAAAAAGTTACAAAATATGTAACTTATATTGGGGTAAGAGCAAGTTTATCATAAATGATCCACAACTTATATAGCTTGCTTTTCAAAATCTTGCTCTTATCAAAACTAAAAAAGCAGGGCTAATGCCTTGCTTTACTTTTACTTAGGGTGAAAAAAATAAGCTATATGCTTTGCCCACATTCCAGATAATCTAACACAAATCAGAAAATAAGAGCGTATGATCAGGAACGTTCATTGCTGACCTCCTTCCAGATCCTGGGGTCCCTTGCCTGTGAGCTCACAATAAGCCACCGGGAAAGCACCGTATTTGCGGCCGCGCACCATTTTGAAGTCATGATTTACGCCTTCGACGATATCTCTAAGCTCATTTTTTTGGCCTTTTACTCTAAACTCCCAGCCGATTGATTCTTCAAAAAGATCCAGCAGCTGCTTCTCTATGGCTTCTTTGTAGTTGTTAGGATTATGTTGCATTTGTCGGGTTTTACTTTACATTTTTGTCAACTAAAATGTGCTTTTGTAATTGATCAGATAACCAATATCACAGGCATGTTTGTCCACCTGGTCAATCAGTACCTGGGCTTCGGATCCGGGCGGTAATGGCGTGTGTGCCATCACTGTCCAGAGACTAAGTAGCTCCGGTATGCTTAGGCTAAAGCTCATTTCAAGTTTGCCCTGGCAGGTACATTTCATGATCTTCATGTACATAAGCTGCTGTACCTCCTGGATGTGAGCAAGGATCAGGAAGCGGGGCAAAGGGATATAGACTTCTTCAATCTTCCGGGCATACTGGCTGCCCTCAATCAGGAGGCACAGATCCATGAAAGATTTAGTGCTTGAGCTGATTTTGACCTGCTGACGTAACTTGGAGGGTAGCATCATACTTCTTTTCCTTTCTCATTATAGCGCCGTAATTCTTCGCCGGTATTATCCGGCGTGTTGCGGTAGATGATCACGCGCTTGTATTTGCCTAGGTACTGATCCACCACGCGCTTTTTAAGGCCTGCCAGTCCTGGCTGATGGTTCAGATCATTGATGGCCTTAGGCCGATCTAAGCTGTAAAAGGTGCTCACAGATCTACCGTCCATCTCTTCGATCCAGTAGACCAGGGCTTTGGTGAGTGCTTTGTTTTTGAAACTGCTTTTCATACATTTACTTCTGCATTTTGTGTAATAGCTTCCCAGTTGGTGAGACGCCTGGGAGCTAAGAGCCGGAGGCGAAAGCCCCCGGCTTTTTTATTTAGCTAAAAGGTTCTTTTCCCCAATCCTTATAAATGATAGAGTTGGTGCAATGGCCACAACAACAGGAATAGACTTCTTTTTCAGCTAATAGGATGGTTGAAGGGGAATGATAAAAGACCTGGTTGCATCTATCGCACCTGAACTGGCCATAATCAGCTCGTAAACTGGTTTGCATGAAGTGTACCTGGTATCGGTGCTTATTCAGAAACTCCTGGCGCTTTTCTTCTTTCCTTTCCAGCCTGCACTTGTATTCAGTACTGGCCATTTCCCTTTTTACCCACCGTCTTATATTCGGATCACTATCATACCTATCTCTGATCCGCCAGCAGAGACTGACGCATCGCCTATGAGCCTCGGAGTAAAGCCATTTTTTATCATAGAGGTCTGACTTTTCTGCATATGTTTCTGCTTCCTCTGCCAGTTCGGAGAAGCGCCTTTCCTTATGCTGGAAGTTTTCTAAAAGCTTGATTGTATTATATCGCTTATCACGATATTCAATAGCTAAGCTGCTCATGGCTGCACCTCCCTCTTTTTGCGCTTAATTGCAGATTCCAAAAGCTTTACTACTGTTTTGCGGGGCGTATCCTTGCTGTTCTCATCTTTCATCGCTGCTTCCAGTTTGTCGATAGACCAGCCTGATCCTTTAAGGGTTGTGCGAATATCATCTACACTACCCATCTGATTTGGTAACCAATCGTTTTTCATGCTGCTACCTCCATTCCCATTACTGCCAGTAGGTTTTTGATTTCCCTGGTTAGCCGATAGATCTCATTTACTTTTTCGGTTCGTTTTTTTGTAGACATGAGTGGATCGCTGCTGATCTCTTTGCGAAGCCTGGCTATGCTTGCGTTGTGCGACTCCAGGAGAGATAACTGAAGATCGGATTCCAAAAGGGGCATTTTGTTAATAGCTGTTTGCATTTTGTAATAGGGTTTAGAACATATTGATCTGCTTACTTTCAAATTCCTGGATCATCTTATCCAGCTTGGCTTCTGCAGCTTTTGAGGCTTTCAGGGCTGATTTATCTCCATTGAAAAACTGCTTCTGGAGTTTGCGCATATTCTTGGCATGCGCTACAAATACATCTAGTTTGAGGGACTCTGGCATTTTGTTGATGGGTTTTGATTAATCAATGTTCTTAGGTGCTTTGGAATAGCCGGCGTAGAAGCCAGGATTTTGAGCAACGAAGCCTTTGAACTGCTCCAGCATCTCCGAATTGCCATAGGAGGAAATGTATTGGCAGTGATCAGCGTAGAGCTGGTGGAGGGTCGGCTTGTATTTGTTGCCTTTGTATCCCTTGGTGAGGGTTCCCTTCCGGAATTTGTCAGCCTCGGCATAGACCCTGGCCATGATCCGGGAGCGTTCTTTGTTCTGGTACCAGACCACGGTCCGGTGGAAACTGCCCTGCATGTCCTGGTCTCCGAAATACTTATCCGGATCCAGGATGGAAAAGCCCGGGTGGCTCATGAGGTAGTTGTGCGCCATATCGATGCGCTGCTTGCATTGCTTCAGGTACTGGCGGTAATCGTTGTGGGTGCCAGAGCGGGGGAAGCCGCCAAAAACGTTGTTCCAGATGAAATTCTTGATCACCTTCTCATCCAGGGGAATAAATTTTTTGTAGGGGTAAAGCCGCTGTTTGGAGTAAAGCCAGAAATCTTCCACCATGCTGATGCCAAACTGTCGCCAGTGCTGCCGCTCGGCCAGCTCCTCGGCCGTCGCCGCCGCGCCGCCGCCGCCCGCGCAATTTTTTTTCATTTTTTGTGGCACTCCAGGGGAGGGTTGGGGTTGCATCTGACCCAAATTCCCTTCACCTTTCCTCGTGGTCCTGCAAGGTACGGAGGTACGGTCCTGTGCCGATGCCTGGCCAGCTGCCGGCTGCTCTGGTTCTGCTGATGTTTCCTGGCCAGGCTCAGGCACTCCGTCGAAGACACCTTTATTCACAGGCCCAATTTTCTTTTCTGGGTCTTGAAGTTCAGGACCTAAGGGGCGTAAATTTTTCGTTTCGGTACTTTCCGAAGACGGGAAAGGGGCTAAAATTGCATTATTCGAAGGCATATTTTCGGGGCTTTCGGCTGCAGCTTCTTCTCTCCACAGCTTTTGCACGAAGTCTTTTAGGAATAGGGTAGGGTTTAGCCAGATCCGGAGGCCAAATGCTCCATGGTTCTCTTCTGCTGTGATGATACCGGCCTGCACCAGGGCGCGGCGGTGGTTCTGGATGGTTTTGTCGGTAACGCCCAGGCAGGTGGCCAGGGAGGGTGTGTAAGTGCGGAAGGGAGGGAGATCAGTGACCTTTATGCGGTCAAGCCTGTTAAGCTCGGATAGTTGCTTGATGTACAGCCGGAGAATAAACTCAATCGTTCTGCCGAGGCCATTCCTGATAATTTTAGCATCTGCAGGTAAAACCTCTCCATCTGCCTTCGCTTCTCGTATACGCTCATTGTGGTTGGCGATATACTCCATTAGGTTTTTGTATCCGGTGGTCCAGGGGGTGTAAATGGTTGCCCCGCCATCGTCCTGAATACTTGTTTCTAGTACCGCATTTTGCATAGATTCCTATAATTCCTGATCGTTCAGTAACTCAGATACCGTCTCCTTACAGATTGTGAGCAAGCGACGGTATCTGTTTATTTTGCGCTGCTGCTCCTTCATTTCCTCCAGGTGCTGCTCGATAAGGGCAATGGCCTCCAGCTCCTGCTCCGCCTGGCTGTAGCCAACCGCTATTTCAGATTCGCACTGCATGCGTCTGGCAGCAAGCCAGGCATGCATACGCTGCTCTGCAAATACTTTGTTGGCAATACTCATAAGGCCTTTTCGCTATCTCTACATGATATCCCTTCTCCTGCATCTTGCTGGCCAGCTCCTTCAGCTGCCAGCTCTGGAGGCTGTGAAGAGTGTACAAAAGAGTCTGTTGTTCCATGGCCTTTGCATTTTGATTTGTAGCGGGGGTGGGACTCGAACCACACGACCTCCAGATTATGAGCCTGGCGAGCTACCTACTGCTCTACCCCGCGATGTCGCCCGCTACTTTCCCGGGCTGGTCAGGTTTTCACCGTTCCTGTGCTCTTTGTAGTGGTATCGCTCCACCTGGTTACCCTCCAGGGCAAAGAGTTTACTTTCTTTTTGGACCGCCTGCATACTGACCAAGGCTCTTACTGGCATGCTGCTGCTGGGCGGCATTCCGCAGTACTGTATTTCTCCTGGTCGTTTGCTTGCGCTCATTAAAATGATTCTCTTGGGCCTGCTCCCGGAGCCTCTCCAACTCTGAGTGGTAGATCATCCACTTGCCGCCGGTGGTTGGTTGCGTTGCCTTAAGGATCCCCTCGAGGCAATAATGTTGCACGGCGCTTTTGCTAAGCCCTGTGAGCTTGGCAAACTCCGGAATGGTGTAGAACT of the Flammeovirgaceae bacterium 311 genome contains:
- a CDS encoding chromosome segregation ATPase → MAATRVDKVQVEVEIGGEKVKNTIGDLEKAYKQLNRERKHMTVGTEEYIRKTEALKDVKSRLKEVGNEVNGIDDANKGALQSFLQLTGMDGKVAALSSTIKGTGGNVLSMAKSFTTLRGAIIGTGFGALIILLGSLISYFTTTQEGIDRVTAVTRPLTAIFERLKGVVQELGGKTFKGLATAVKEPQKALDGLVSFIKDQVMARFEAIGLAGRAIMKIIKGDWEDGLKDLGNAGIQYTTGMRDGIDKISNAAKETSKWVKEGVDAGAKLDKLQKEIERDEINAKKRRQELMLLAKQQNFIVEDETKSFNERREAAQKALAAQEQMDLINLNLMDKKIEKIKLEQSLNDTSRENEMELAELEAERAEKAAAIVEMRTTTRNKLNQLNKAESAETKKHIDEEAKLREDMRKRELEAEQALQELRIALMADGLPKLEAQLNLEYDRKLAALQGNEAQITEQRLLLEQERQLRLEAVQDEWAEKEKVKQQERWAKRMEENKLAEEMELLELEEKYARAIESEQAYEDAKFEVQREALLQRLEMQAELHGTESIEYQRVLTELARMDKAHLDQKLDQEKKHQEHLGKLREAGHKGAVDMLQLGIELLSQDEDSRKKHAKKIKALAIAQIGINLLDEVQGIWKNANQLPPYIGIPLGIIQTGLAVARGGAAIGKVNSTKYAKGGILGGSRHSQGGNPVIDSRTGEVIAELEAGEPHMILSRNTYANNRGIVDMLLYNSQYRQGAPIFESGGVLNPYKAAASAAASGGSQMNPAAGAPAPDPYMPMILAELQRLNAITSAWPTVVKAAVYLNELEAAQDEKAQVISDAQVK
- a CDS encoding hypothetical protein (COG4680 Uncharacterized protein conserved in bacteria), with the protein product MPMNIIKNSLLLEWCRQHVNAEQQLLAWRADIKKLHIDNLNQLRDYYQVKVLGNNRVIFKIKGNDYRLIAIVLVANQTVYLRWFGTHAEYDKIDPETI
- a CDS encoding tyrosine type site-specific recombinase (COG1062 Zn-dependent alcohol dehydrogenases, class III) is translated as MQHNPNNYKEAIEKQLLDLFEESIGWEFRVKGQKNELRDIVEGVNHDFKMVRGRKYGAFPVAYCELTGKGPQDLEGGQQ
- a CDS encoding hypothetical protein (COG0640 Predicted transcriptional regulators), whose amino-acid sequence is MQNAVLETSIQDDGGATIYTPWTTGYKNLMEYIANHNERIREAKADGEVLPADAKIIRNGLGRTIEFILRLYIKQLSELNRLDRIKVTDLPPFRTYTPSLATCLGVTDKTIQNHRRALVQAGIITAEENHGAFGLRIWLNPTLFLKDFVQKLWREEAAAESPENMPSNNAILAPFPSSESTETKNLRPLGPELQDPEKKIGPVNKGVFDGVPEPGQETSAEPEQPAAGQASAQDRTSVPCRTTRKGEGNLGQMQPQPSPGVPQKMKKNCAGGGGAAATAEELAERQHWRQFGISMVEDFWLYSKQRLYPYKKFIPLDEKVIKNFIWNNVFGGFPRSGTHNDYRQYLKQCKQRIDMAHNYLMSHPGFSILDPDKYFGDQDMQGSFHRTVVWYQNKERSRIMARVYAEADKFRKGTLTKGYKGNKYKPTLHQLYADHCQYISSYGNSEMLEQFKGFVAQNPGFYAGYSKAPKNID
- a CDS encoding transcriptional regulator (COG5499 Predicted transcription regulator containing HTH domain); this translates as MMEIVITPIISEEDYQKTLEKIDSLLEKNPQQGTDEYYVLDALTTLVQKYEEVHYPVPDPDPIEYLKFVMEQRGLKPKDLVEYIGPKSRVSEILNRKRYFTLDQVYNLWKGLNIPLDVLVTRGKDIEKRKEIA
- a CDS encoding hypothetical protein (COG0789 Predicted transcriptional regulators); the encoded protein is MNAELLHTELQQLRLKVQEQDKMLGQFYTLLQRIADEVSTKQFYTIPEFAKLTGLSKSAVQHYCLEGILKATQPTTGGKWMIYHSELERLREQAQENHFNERKQTTRRNTVLRNAAQQQHASKSLGQYAGGPKRK